The proteins below are encoded in one region of Plutella xylostella chromosome 13, ilPluXylo3.1, whole genome shotgun sequence:
- the LOC105387768 gene encoding histidine-rich glycoprotein isoform X3 → MKTVFLLALVLCVAVVHCRPSVDESSGHEGHHHHHNKGHSSSEEEHKHGDEHKHGDRHDGHHHHHNRGHGSSEEGHEGHHHHHNKGHSSSEEKHTHEHEAKTEDKA, encoded by the exons ATGAAGACGGTATTCCTCCTCGCCCTGGTGTTGTGTGTGGCGGTGGTGCACTGCCGCCC GTCCGTGGATGAATCAtcg GGTCACGAAGGACACCACCACCATCACAATAAGGGCCATTCATCATCGGAAGAG gAACACAAACACGGTGAT gaaCACAAACACGgtgat CGTCATGATGGGCACCATCACCACCACAACAGAGGACATGGCTCATCGGAAGAG GGTCACGAGGGCCATCACCACCACCACAACAAGGGACATTCGTCTTCAGAagag aaaCACACCCATGAACACGAAGCTAAG
- the LOC105387768 gene encoding histidine-rich glycoprotein isoform X1, which translates to MKTVFLLALVLCVAVVHCRPSVDESSGHEGHHHHHNKGHSSSEEEHKHGDEHKHGDRHDGHHHHHNRGHGSSEEKHTHEEGHEGHHHHHNKGHSSSEEKHTHEHEAKTEDKA; encoded by the exons ATGAAGACGGTATTCCTCCTCGCCCTGGTGTTGTGTGTGGCGGTGGTGCACTGCCGCCC GTCCGTGGATGAATCAtcg GGTCACGAAGGACACCACCACCATCACAATAAGGGCCATTCATCATCGGAAGAG gAACACAAACACGGTGAT gaaCACAAACACGgtgat CGTCATGATGGGCACCATCACCACCACAACAGAGGACATGGCTCATCGGAAGAG AAACACACCCATGaagaa GGTCACGAGGGCCATCACCACCACCACAACAAGGGACATTCGTCTTCAGAagag aaaCACACCCATGAACACGAAGCTAAG
- the LOC105387768 gene encoding histidine-rich glycoprotein isoform X4, whose translation MKTVFLLALVLCVAVVHCRPSVDESSGHEGHHHHHNKGHSSSEEEHKHGDRHDGHHHHHNRGHGSSEEGHEGHHHHHNKGHSSSEEKHTHEHEAKTEDKA comes from the exons ATGAAGACGGTATTCCTCCTCGCCCTGGTGTTGTGTGTGGCGGTGGTGCACTGCCGCCC GTCCGTGGATGAATCAtcg GGTCACGAAGGACACCACCACCATCACAATAAGGGCCATTCATCATCGGAAGAG gAACACAAACACGGTGAT CGTCATGATGGGCACCATCACCACCACAACAGAGGACATGGCTCATCGGAAGAG GGTCACGAGGGCCATCACCACCACCACAACAAGGGACATTCGTCTTCAGAagag aaaCACACCCATGAACACGAAGCTAAG
- the LOC105387768 gene encoding histidine-rich glycoprotein isoform X2 yields MKTVFLLALVLCVAVVHCRPSVDESSGHEGHHHHHNKGHSSSEEEHKHGDRHDGHHHHHNRGHGSSEEKHTHEEGHEGHHHHHNKGHSSSEEKHTHEHEAKTEDKA; encoded by the exons ATGAAGACGGTATTCCTCCTCGCCCTGGTGTTGTGTGTGGCGGTGGTGCACTGCCGCCC GTCCGTGGATGAATCAtcg GGTCACGAAGGACACCACCACCATCACAATAAGGGCCATTCATCATCGGAAGAG gAACACAAACACGGTGAT CGTCATGATGGGCACCATCACCACCACAACAGAGGACATGGCTCATCGGAAGAG AAACACACCCATGaagaa GGTCACGAGGGCCATCACCACCACCACAACAAGGGACATTCGTCTTCAGAagag aaaCACACCCATGAACACGAAGCTAAG